A single Bifidobacterium scardovii JCM 12489 = DSM 13734 DNA region contains:
- a CDS encoding O-methyltransferase translates to MDKTSYTNLAKAWEYAEETAVSRQSETLAAARQQAEEDGFPQGPAAQAELLHTLVKLTGATSVIAVGTGSVVETLQLINGLDNAGQLTAVDSSAQGIVLIRSLFGKLADTTQTRLRAVNAPAGTFLPRLNGEDYDLIVVAGDADNYADTFAQASRLLKGHGAIVFTDVFALEAPEANSGILNPANRNGKAVAMRELIETVEADERFDATLTPTGTGLLLAVKR, encoded by the coding sequence ATGGACAAGACATCATATACGAATCTCGCTAAGGCTTGGGAATATGCGGAGGAGACCGCCGTCTCCCGCCAGTCCGAGACGCTGGCCGCAGCCCGGCAGCAGGCCGAGGAGGACGGTTTCCCGCAGGGTCCCGCCGCGCAGGCCGAGCTGCTGCATACCCTGGTGAAACTGACCGGGGCCACCTCCGTGATCGCCGTGGGCACCGGCTCCGTGGTGGAGACGCTGCAGCTCATCAACGGACTGGACAACGCCGGCCAGCTGACCGCGGTGGATTCCTCGGCGCAGGGCATCGTGCTGATCCGCTCCCTGTTCGGCAAGCTGGCCGATACGACGCAGACCCGACTGCGCGCGGTGAACGCGCCGGCCGGAACCTTCCTGCCTCGGCTCAACGGCGAGGATTATGACCTGATCGTGGTCGCCGGCGACGCCGACAACTACGCCGACACCTTCGCCCAGGCGTCCCGCCTGCTCAAGGGCCATGGCGCCATCGTCTTCACGGACGTGTTCGCACTGGAGGCGCCGGAGGCGAACAGCGGCATCCTCAACCCGGCCAACCGCAACGGCAAGGCCGTCGCCATGCGCGAACTCATCGAAACCGTCGAGGCCGACGAGCGGTTCGACGCCACGCTCACCCCGACCGGCACCGGCCTGCTGCTCGCCGTCAAGCGCTGA